Proteins from a genomic interval of Lolium perenne isolate Kyuss_39 chromosome 1, Kyuss_2.0, whole genome shotgun sequence:
- the LOC127326479 gene encoding uncharacterized protein, with protein MEKSSSPSKLLLLLLLQLLLLSKLLEARILGDRYDCKHLLASDVDGDDAVLSSSNLNLADDALDRPSKYTPPSPKPGPSPHPVLGCRPPHLRYSGDSVLVLQQRSPPSSSPTGPAPPRDYRRQQAEAA; from the exons ATGGAGAAATCATCGTCTCCTTCAAAGCTTCTCCTGCTACTACTCCTCCAGCTCCTTCTGCTCTCTAAGCTTCTGGAAGCACGGATATTAG GTGATCGCTACGACTGCAAGCACCTGCTGGCGTCGGATGTTGATGGAGATGATGCCGTGCTCTCCTCGTCAAACCTGAACCTGGCCGACGATGCACTGGACAGGCCCTCCAAGTATACGCCGCCGTCGCCCAAGCCGGGGCCGTCGCCGCACCCGGTGCTGGGCTGCCGGCCTCCGCACCTGCGCTACAGCGGAGATAGTGTGCTGGTGCTTCAGCAGAGGTCCCCGCCGTCGTCGTCTCCCACGGGACCTGCACCACCGCGTGATTATCGTCGCCAACAAGCTGAAGCTGCATGA